A portion of the Meriones unguiculatus strain TT.TT164.6M chromosome 14, Bangor_MerUng_6.1, whole genome shotgun sequence genome contains these proteins:
- the Zg16 gene encoding zymogen granule membrane protein 16, giving the protein MLTIALLVLLCASASANSIQSRSSSYSGEYGGKGGKRFSHSGNQLDGPITAFRVRVNRYYIVGLQVRYGKVWSDYAGGKQGDLEEIFLHPGESVIQVSGKYNRYVKQLIFVTDKGRYLPFGKDSGTSFNAVPLHPNTVLRFISGRSGSVIDAISLHWDTYPSHCNTC; this is encoded by the exons ATGTTGACCATCGCTCTCCTCGTCCTTCTCTGTGCCTCCGCCTCCGCCAATTCCA ttCAGTCCAGGTCCTCCTCTTACAGCGGGGAGTacggagggaaaggaggaaagcgATTCTCCCATTCTGGCAACCAGCTGGACGGCCCCATCACTGCCTTCCGTGTCCGAGTCAACAGATATTACATAGTAGG CCTCCAGGTGCGCTATGGCAAAGTGTGGAGCGACTATGCGGGAGGCAAACAGGGAGACCTGGAGGAGATCTTCCTGCACCCCGGGGAGTCCGTGATCCAGGTGTCCGGCAAGTACAACCGCTACGTGAAGCAGCTGATCTTCGTGACAGACAAGGGCCGCTACCTGCCTtttggaaaagactcgggcacAAGTTTCAACGCCGTCCCCTTGCACCCCAACACCGTCCTCCGTTTCATTAGCGGCCGGTCTGGCTCTGTCATCGATGCCATTAGCCTGCACTGGGATACCTACCCGAGCCACTGCAACACTTGCTGA